The Miscanthus floridulus cultivar M001 chromosome 7, ASM1932011v1, whole genome shotgun sequence genome includes a region encoding these proteins:
- the LOC136464469 gene encoding tRNA (carboxymethyluridine(34)-5-O)-methyltransferase-like gives MILVFSRTTARSLHKAIPASHSHSSIFWIKEFFSCKPTFQHLSTNNLMSPNDLLEAQDMVPAEGNHSCSSSVQSTPEIEKKYVHRVYDAIAPHFSATRFAKWPKVAGFLNSLRPGSIVVDAGCGNGKYLGFNPDCLFIGCDISPPLIEICAGRGHEVLVADAVNLSYRNDFGDAAISIAVLHHLSTDDRRRKAIEELIRVVRRGGLVLITVWAREQEDKSLLNKWTPLCEKYNEEWVEQSSPPVRSQSGTLLGSIAETDEDTGVMKQTDDRLKKFHDGVEDKIIDFSNSKTDENEKNQQEYFVPWHLPFHRAEIGAASAALENGFAKKDEKKGTVVYNRYYHVFVEGELQRLVSGIKNATIVDQFYDKSNWCIVLEKL, from the exons ATGATACTAGTATTTTCGAGGACAACAGCAAGAAGCCTTCATAAAGCCATACCCGCTTCTCATTCACATTCTTCAATCTTTTGGATCAAAGAATTCTTTAGCTGTAAGCCAACATTTCAACATCTTAGCACTAACAACCTAATGAGCCCAAATGATCTGTTGGAGGCTCAGGATATGGTTCCTGCTGAGGGAAACCACAGTTGCTCCTCAAGTGTTCAGTCCACCCCAGAAATTGAGAAAAAGTATGTGCATCGTGTCTATGATGCCATAGCTCCCCATTTCAGTGCAACAAGATTTGCTAAATGGCCCAAGGTTGCAGGATTCTTGAATTCCTTGAGGCCTGGGTCGATTGTAGTGGATGCTGGCTGTGGTAATGGCAAGTATTTGGGCTTCAACCCTGATTGTTTATTCATAGGATGTGATATAAGCCCACCGCTTATTGAGATATGTGCTGGGAGAGGGCATGAGGTGTTGGTTGCTGATGCTGTCAACCTCTCATACAGGAATGATTTTGGTGATGCAGCAATTTCGATTGCCGTGTTGCATCATTTGAGTACTGATGATAGACGGAGGAAGGCCATAGAAGAGCTAATACGTGTTGTTCGgagaggtggtctggtgctcataACAGTCTGGGCTAGGGAGCAGGAAGACAAGTCATTGCTTAACAAGTGGACTCCCCTCTGTGAGAAGTATAATGAAGAGTGGGTTGAACAGAGCAGTCCTCCAGTACGTAGTCAATCTGGAACTCTTCTGGGAAGCATTGCAGAAACTGATGAAGACACTGGTGTAATGAAGCAAACAGATGATCGATTAAAAAAATTTCATGATGGGGTGGAGGATAAGATCATTGACTTTAGTAATTCAAAGACTGATGAAAATGAGAAaaaccagcaggagtactttgttcCATGGCATCTACCATTTCACCGAGCTGAGATTGGTGCTGCATCTGCTGCTCTGGAGAATGGATTtgcaaagaaagatgagaagaagggtaCAGTGGTCTACAATCGTTATTATCATGTTTTTGTTGAAGGAGAACTTCAAAG ATTGGTTTCTGGCATAAAGAATGCTACTATTGTTGACCAGTTCTATGACAAATCCAACTGGTGCATTGTTCTCGAGAAGCTTTGA
- the LOC136466136 gene encoding uncharacterized protein, producing MLLFAPHSAEKFSAPISGLRSLLVVPDAAGTRGGRVVTRAAVAAHGSKDREEARTEEEDELDGFWVSYGRRCPRRRLPPPIPSLVARGALRRTRTYDGRLVIRIVPVVRPECIRARRRRDRPVEHEDDPLMVAPPPPPLQELTTATREDGIIRIINVAQADDDVAAPGAGEGVRHVEDAVAAAPAETLPAAEPPPRVPSVGCFEEVFKLGSIGSCSPYQMMPSLRMVH from the exons ATGCTGCTGTTCGCGCCCCACTCCGCCGAGAAATTCAGCGCCCCGATCTCCGGCCTCCGCTCCCTTCTCGTCGTGCCCGACGCCGCCGGCACCCGCGGAGGACGCGTCGTGACGCGGGCGGCCGTCGCCGCGCACGGCT CAAAGGATAGGGAAGAGGCGAGAACGGAAGAGGAAGATGAGCTGGATGGATTCTGGGTGTCGTACGGGCGGCGGTGCCCGCGGCGTCGGCTGCCCCCGCCCATCCCGTCGCTGGTCGCCCGCGGCGCGCTCAGGCGGACGCGCACCTACGACGGGCGGCTCGTCATCCGGATAGTGCCCGTCGTGCGGCCGGAGTGCATCCGCGCCCGGCGCCGCCGCGACCGTCCCGTCGAGCACGAGGACGATCCTCTGatggtggcgccgccgccgccgccgcttcaggAGCTGACGACCGCTACGCGGGAAGATGGCATCATCAGGATTATTAATGTTGCACAGGCGGACGACGACGTGGCCGCGCCGGGTGCAGGAGAGGGAGTGCGCCACGTAGAGGACGCGGTGGCGGCAGCACCCGCGGAGACGCTACCGGCGGCGGAGCCTCCGCCGCGAGTGCCCTCCGTAGGATGCTTCGAGGAGGTGTTCAAGCTCGGTTCCATCGGTAGCTGCTCGCCGTACCAGATGATGCCCAGCCTGAGGATGGTGCATTGA
- the LOC136464470 gene encoding membrane-anchored ubiquitin-fold protein 3-like isoform X2: MAGGKEPIEVRFRLFDGTDIGPTKYDPSTTVSSLKEFILARWPQDKDIAPKTVNDLKLINAGRILENNRTLAESHVPVGEIPGGVITMHVVVRPPQVDKNKKQLANSPKQNRCGCTIL; encoded by the exons ATGGCCGGCGGGAAGGAGCCGATCGAGGTCAGGTTCCGGCTCTTCGACGGCACGGACATCGGGCCCACCAAGTACGATCCCTCCACCACAGTCTCCTCGCTCAAGGAGTTCATCCTCGCTCGGTGGCCGCAAG ATAAGGATATAGCTCCAAAAACTGTTAATGATTTGAAGCTTATTAATGCTGGAAGGATATTGGAGAATAACCGGACACTTGCAGAGTCCCATGTTCCAGTAGGAGAGATTCCAGGAGGTGTAATTACAATGCATGTGGTAGTGCGACCTCCACAAGTTGACAAAAACA AGAAGCAGCTTGCCAATTCCCCCAAGCAGAACAGATGTGGATGCACCATTCTCTGA
- the LOC136464470 gene encoding membrane-anchored ubiquitin-fold protein 3-like isoform X1, producing the protein MAGGKEPIEVRFRLFDGTDIGPTKYDPSTTVSSLKEFILARWPQDKDIAPKTVNDLKLINAGRILENNRTLAESHVPVGEIPGGVITMHVVVRPPQVDKNSEKQLANSPKQNRCGCTIL; encoded by the exons ATGGCCGGCGGGAAGGAGCCGATCGAGGTCAGGTTCCGGCTCTTCGACGGCACGGACATCGGGCCCACCAAGTACGATCCCTCCACCACAGTCTCCTCGCTCAAGGAGTTCATCCTCGCTCGGTGGCCGCAAG ATAAGGATATAGCTCCAAAAACTGTTAATGATTTGAAGCTTATTAATGCTGGAAGGATATTGGAGAATAACCGGACACTTGCAGAGTCCCATGTTCCAGTAGGAGAGATTCCAGGAGGTGTAATTACAATGCATGTGGTAGTGCGACCTCCACAAGTTGACAAAAACAGTG AGAAGCAGCTTGCCAATTCCCCCAAGCAGAACAGATGTGGATGCACCATTCTCTGA